The following proteins come from a genomic window of candidate division WOR-3 bacterium:
- a CDS encoding radical SAM protein: MLEQNFPVYLNTDLESLSQKAMQLLEHCTICPRKCGVNRLKGELGHCQIGKDAIVSSFGPHFGEEPELVGTNGSGTIFFTFCNLNCVFCQNYDISQLGHGEVVTPNELSEMMLKLQKIGCHNINLVSPTHIVPQILQALQIAKNKGLNLPIVYNSGGYDSIETLRILEGVIDIYMPDAKYGSNEIGEKYSNVPNYFEINKAVLKEMHRQVGDLMVNEKGIAQRGLLVRHLVLPNRLAGSFEILKFIAEEISQNTYVNIMDQYHPCYKAERFPELSRRINAKEYQEVIEYARKLGLRNYKD; this comes from the coding sequence ATGTTAGAACAGAACTTCCCAGTCTATCTAAATACTGATTTAGAATCGTTAAGCCAAAAAGCAATGCAACTTTTAGAACATTGCACAATCTGTCCGAGAAAATGTGGAGTTAATCGGTTAAAAGGAGAACTTGGTCATTGTCAAATAGGCAAAGATGCCATCGTTTCATCTTTTGGTCCACATTTTGGCGAAGAACCAGAATTAGTCGGCACAAATGGTTCAGGAACAATTTTCTTTACCTTTTGTAATCTCAATTGTGTATTCTGCCAGAATTATGATATTAGCCAATTGGGTCATGGCGAAGTTGTAACTCCTAATGAATTGTCAGAAATGATGTTAAAACTACAAAAAATCGGATGCCATAATATTAACTTAGTAAGCCCAACTCATATTGTGCCACAAATCTTACAAGCACTTCAAATCGCTAAAAATAAAGGACTAAATCTGCCGATTGTTTATAATTCTGGTGGTTATGATTCAATCGAAACTTTAAGAATCCTTGAAGGAGTGATTGATATTTATATGCCTGATGCGAAATATGGCTCAAATGAAATAGGGGAGAAGTATTCAAATGTCCCAAACTATTTTGAGATAAATAAAGCAGTTCTAAAAGAGATGCATCGCCAAGTAGGTGATTTGATGGTTAATGAAAAAGGAATTGCGCAAAGAGGACTATTGGTTCGGCATTTAGTTTTGCCTAATCGGCTTGCGGGTTCATTTGAAATTTTGAAATTTATTGCTGAAGAAATTTCGCAAAACACATATGTGAATATAATGGACCAATACCATCCATGTTATAAAGCCGAGAGATTCCCAGAACTATCAAGAAGAATTAATGCTAAAGAATACCAAGAAGTTATTGAATATGCCCGAAAATTAGGCTTACGAAATTATAAAGACTAA
- the frr gene encoding ribosome recycling factor, with translation MLEEKYKQIKEKMQKTVDLLSLELSRIRTARANPAILDDVKVDYYGTLTPLKQLSSISVPEPRQLLIQPWDRSAIPEIEKAILKSELGLNPIVEANLIRIPIPPLTEERRKELVKLCHKLSEDAKIAIRNIRRDGNEDIKKLEKDKKISEDDARIAQKKIQEFTDEFIKTVDKLFAQKEKEIMER, from the coding sequence ATGCTTGAAGAAAAATACAAACAGATAAAAGAAAAGATGCAAAAGACCGTTGACCTTTTATCTTTAGAATTGTCCCGGATAAGAACCGCGCGGGCGAATCCCGCAATCTTAGATGATGTCAAAGTTGATTATTATGGAACTTTAACGCCCTTAAAACAACTATCTTCAATTTCTGTTCCGGAACCTCGACAATTATTAATTCAACCTTGGGACCGCTCAGCGATTCCTGAGATTGAGAAAGCAATTCTTAAATCGGAACTGGGATTAAATCCAATTGTCGAGGCTAATCTGATACGGATTCCGATTCCTCCACTAACTGAAGAGCGAAGAAAAGAGTTAGTGAAGTTATGTCACAAGTTGTCTGAAGATGCTAAAATTGCGATTCGGAATATTCGCCGAGACGGAAATGAAGATATTAAGAAATTAGAAAAAGATAAAAAAATATCTGAGGACGATGCCCGTATTGCCCAAAAGAAAATTCAAGAGTTTACCGATGAATTTATCAAGACCGTGGATAAACTATTTGCCCAAAAAGAAAAAGAGATAATGGAGCGATAG
- a CDS encoding phosphatidate cytidylyltransferase: MSNFIKRCIVGSLLGIIVIIAIFVNNPLLILLLTLIWVGFATNEFLHILSLKNIQLSRFLIILLNLTFPVLFYFTKSFILFLLLPVVVFIYALLKNEQYYLVVPFSVFTLFYLGFLASHLLFLKIWAIEQNLSFWIVFFPVLFTWVNDTFAYAVGTLFVKVIRWSHKLAAQISPNKTIEGFLGGLIVSVVFSVFFLKHFYPNIHLLITIFLGLVLSVSAQVADLVESGFKRAVNLKDSSNIFPGHGGFLDRIDSLLLTVPVFYYFLRYIISIFY; encoded by the coding sequence ATGAGCAATTTTATAAAACGCTGTATTGTGGGCAGTCTTCTTGGTATTATTGTTATTATTGCTATTTTCGTTAATAATCCATTACTAATTCTTTTGTTAACATTAATCTGGGTTGGATTTGCCACTAACGAATTTCTTCATATTCTTTCATTAAAAAATATCCAACTTAGCCGGTTCTTAATTATATTGCTAAATCTTACTTTTCCTGTGCTCTTTTATTTCACCAAATCTTTTATCTTGTTTTTACTTTTACCGGTAGTTGTTTTTATTTACGCTTTGCTCAAAAATGAGCAATATTATCTTGTTGTTCCTTTTAGTGTTTTTACATTATTCTATTTAGGGTTCTTGGCATCTCATCTTTTGTTTCTAAAAATTTGGGCAATAGAACAAAATCTATCTTTTTGGATTGTTTTTTTCCCGGTGCTTTTTACTTGGGTTAATGATACTTTTGCCTATGCTGTTGGAACATTGTTTGTAAAAGTTATTAGATGGTCCCATAAATTAGCCGCGCAGATTAGTCCCAATAAGACTATAGAAGGATTTTTAGGAGGGCTTATTGTGAGTGTTGTATTTTCAGTCTTTTTTCTCAAACACTTTTATCCCAACATCCATCTTCTGATAACCATTTTTTTGGGTTTGGTCCTTAGCGTTAGCGCTCAGGTAGCCGATTTAGTCGAATCGGGATTCAAACGAGCAGTAAACTTAAAAGACAGTTCTAATATCTTTCCAGGACACGGTGGCTTTTTAGACCGAATTGACAGTTTATTATTAACTGTTCCAGTGTTTTACTATTTTTTGAGATATATTATATCTATATTTTATTAG
- the rpsB gene encoding 30S ribosomal protein S2 gives MDQTLTTQHTSYPLGITIKELLEAGVHFGHRSHRWNPKMKPFIFGKKNDIYIIDLEKTLERIKLAYEAVRRVAETGQDVIFIGTKPQAKLIIEEEAKRCNAYYITERWVGGLITNFDVVSTRIARMVELERILQESKPTNMTKKEMLSLEREYNKLKKIFNGVRDMDRLPGIAYVVDVAREATPLAELKRAKIPIVAMIDTNGDPEDIDYPIPSNDDALRSIKLVTSTIANAVLEGRKGFETEEAQ, from the coding sequence ATGGACCAAACGTTAACAACACAACACACTTCTTATCCTTTAGGTATTACCATTAAAGAATTACTTGAAGCCGGTGTTCATTTTGGCCATCGTTCGCATCGCTGGAATCCAAAAATGAAACCGTTTATCTTCGGTAAAAAGAACGACATTTACATTATTGATTTGGAGAAAACCTTAGAACGAATAAAACTGGCTTATGAAGCAGTTCGAAGAGTAGCGGAAACTGGACAGGATGTCATCTTTATTGGAACTAAACCGCAAGCCAAATTGATTATTGAAGAAGAAGCCAAACGATGTAATGCTTACTACATCACCGAACGCTGGGTTGGTGGACTTATTACAAATTTTGATGTTGTATCAACCCGCATTGCTCGGATGGTCGAATTAGAAAGAATTCTTCAAGAATCTAAACCTACTAATATGACGAAAAAGGAAATGTTATCTTTAGAACGCGAATATAATAAACTTAAAAAAATCTTCAATGGCGTGAGAGATATGGACCGGCTACCTGGTATTGCATATGTGGTTGATGTGGCACGAGAAGCGACGCCTTTAGCAGAACTCAAGCGGGCAAAAATTCCAATTGTCGCAATGATCGATACTAATGGTGACCCAGAAGACATTGATTATCCGATTCCGAGTAATGATGATGCTTTAAGGTCAATAAAACTTGTAACCAGCACAATTGCTAATGCGGTATTAGAAGGACGAAAGGGGTTTGAAACCGAGGAGGCACAATGA
- a CDS encoding integration host factor subunit beta, which yields MTLTKYKIADKIAKKFQPRITRSDVLRITQEFLNEIENALLAGHRVEFRDFGVFKTKLRKPKLARNPKTNVPVPLPSRLVVVFKPGKNLKMKIAKKG from the coding sequence ATGACGCTTACTAAATATAAAATTGCTGATAAAATTGCCAAGAAGTTTCAACCACGGATTACTCGAAGTGATGTTTTAAGAATTACCCAGGAATTCTTAAATGAAATCGAAAATGCATTATTAGCCGGTCATCGCGTAGAATTTCGTGATTTTGGAGTTTTTAAGACCAAATTGCGTAAACCAAAACTTGCACGTAATCCCAAAACTAATGTTCCAGTGCCTTTACCCTCAAGGTTGGTTGTTGTTTTTAAGCCAGGGAAAAATTTGAAAATGAAAATTGCTAAAAAGGGTTAA
- a CDS encoding GYD domain-containing protein, with protein MATYILLTTLTDEGRKTLKSNPDRLKEVNKEVEAMGAKIVAQYSVLGPYDFVNIVEAKDNETISKISIELGSRGTIHVMTLAAIPIDIFINNLKK; from the coding sequence ATGGCAACCTATATCTTACTTACAACCCTTACTGATGAGGGTAGAAAAACCTTAAAGAGCAATCCTGACCGATTAAAAGAAGTTAACAAAGAAGTTGAAGCAATGGGAGCTAAAATTGTGGCTCAATATAGCGTACTTGGTCCCTATGACTTCGTTAATATTGTTGAAGCCAAAGACAACGAGACAATTTCTAAAATCTCTATCGAACTTGGTTCCCGCGGAACAATTCATGTAATGACCTTGGCCGCAATTCCCATTGATATATTTATCAATAATCTGAAAAAATAG
- a CDS encoding isoprenyl transferase gives MKDSSIKIPSHIAIIMDGNGRWAKKRGLPRYFGHRKGVEAVRTTVKACAEFGIKYLTLYVFSSENWERPASEVNKLMQLLQELLVKEEPELNKNNVKVKAIGQLDRLPTEVRKNLDYLINKTQNNTGLVLVLALSYGSRAEIADAIRKIPANEIKNLTSDNFRQYLYDTELPDPDLLIRTGGEKRLSNFLLWQSAYTELYFTDVLWPDFNKKELWKAIEDFSKRKRRFGRISEYETSEK, from the coding sequence ATGAAAGATTCTTCGATTAAGATTCCAAGCCATATTGCAATTATTATGGATGGTAATGGTCGCTGGGCAAAAAAACGGGGTTTGCCTAGGTATTTCGGACACCGTAAAGGAGTTGAAGCTGTTCGCACGACAGTTAAAGCCTGTGCGGAATTTGGTATTAAATACCTTACTTTATATGTCTTCTCTTCAGAAAATTGGGAACGTCCCGCATCAGAAGTAAATAAATTAATGCAATTACTCCAAGAGTTATTAGTTAAAGAAGAACCAGAACTGAATAAAAATAATGTTAAAGTAAAAGCGATTGGTCAATTGGACCGATTACCAACTGAAGTTAGAAAAAATCTTGATTATCTAATAAATAAAACTCAGAACAACACGGGTTTAGTTTTAGTATTAGCGTTAAGTTATGGTTCAAGAGCGGAGATTGCAGATGCGATAAGAAAAATACCGGCTAATGAAATAAAAAATCTAACCAGCGATAATTTTCGCCAATATCTCTACGATACAGAACTACCGGATCCGGATTTATTAATTCGCACCGGTGGCGAAAAACGGCTATCCAATTTCTTATTATGGCAAAGCGCTTATACAGAACTCTATTTTACTGATGTGCTCTGGCCAGACTTCAATAAAAAAGAACTTTGGAAAGCAATTGAAGATTTTAGTAAACGGAAACGACGGTTTGGTCGGATTTCAGAATATGAAACATCGGAAAAATGA
- the tsf gene encoding translation elongation factor Ts — protein sequence MNISMELIKELRARTNSGILDCKQALEETQGDINKAIELLRQKGIASAEKKLQRATVEGVIDAYIHPGERLGVIVEVNCETDFVARNQDFRRFVHEIAMQIAATDPMAISREDLKPEIVEREKKIYESQLKDSGKPPQVIEKIIQGKLEKFYSDVCLLEQPFVKIPEKKVGDYLKEQIAKYGENIKIKRFVRFKLGEE from the coding sequence ATGAACATTTCGATGGAACTTATTAAGGAATTAAGAGCACGAACCAACTCGGGTATTTTAGATTGTAAACAAGCCTTAGAAGAAACGCAGGGCGATATTAACAAAGCAATTGAACTGTTAAGACAAAAAGGAATTGCTTCGGCTGAGAAAAAACTGCAACGGGCAACGGTTGAAGGTGTCATTGATGCTTATATCCACCCAGGTGAACGTTTAGGTGTAATTGTTGAAGTAAATTGTGAAACTGATTTTGTTGCGCGCAATCAGGACTTTCGTCGTTTTGTCCACGAAATCGCAATGCAGATTGCCGCTACAGACCCAATGGCAATTTCTCGAGAAGACTTAAAACCAGAAATCGTTGAGCGCGAAAAAAAGATTTACGAGAGTCAATTAAAAGATTCTGGTAAACCACCACAAGTGATTGAAAAGATTATTCAAGGTAAACTGGAAAAATTTTATTCCGATGTTTGTCTTTTAGAGCAACCGTTTGTAAAAATACCCGAGAAAAAAGTTGGCGATTATCTTAAAGAACAAATTGCCAAATACGGTGAGAACATCAAGATTAAACGGTTCGTCCGATTTAAACTTGGTGAGGAATAG
- a CDS encoding zinc ribbon domain-containing protein, protein MPIYEYQCDNCKHIFEELIFNSQDRAKPNICCPKCHKKKVNLLYSTFGLKGVDKKVAQSNCSSCSAKSCSGCK, encoded by the coding sequence ATGCCAATATATGAATATCAATGTGATAATTGCAAACATATTTTTGAAGAATTGATATTCAATTCTCAAGACCGGGCGAAACCCAATATTTGTTGTCCTAAATGTCATAAGAAAAAAGTTAATTTGCTATACTCAACTTTTGGTTTGAAAGGTGTGGACAAAAAAGTTGCGCAATCTAACTGTTCCAGTTGTTCGGCCAAAAGTTGCAGTGGTTGCAAATAG
- the rpsI gene encoding 30S ribosomal protein S9 produces the protein MNLKNAFFAVGSRKTATAKVWVLPGNGDIKINNKDAQNYLGRDDLYEVVLAPLKTTGLTGQFQIICQVDGGGISAQADAVALGTARALCKYNPELRKTLKNAGLLKRDPREKERMKYGLAKRRKRFQWTKR, from the coding sequence ATGAACTTAAAAAATGCTTTTTTCGCTGTCGGTTCAAGAAAAACCGCAACTGCCAAAGTCTGGGTGCTTCCAGGTAACGGAGATATAAAAATAAACAACAAAGATGCCCAGAACTATTTAGGTCGCGATGACTTATATGAGGTAGTTCTGGCACCACTTAAAACTACCGGCCTAACGGGACAATTCCAAATAATTTGTCAAGTTGACGGTGGAGGCATTTCGGCTCAGGCTGATGCGGTCGCTTTAGGAACTGCCCGTGCCTTATGTAAGTATAATCCTGAATTACGGAAGACCCTAAAAAACGCCGGTCTATTAAAACGAGACCCTCGAGAAAAAGAACGAATGAAATATGGCTTAGCCAAAAGGAGAAAACGATTCCAATGGACCAAACGTTAA
- a CDS encoding nitroreductase family protein, translating into MDFYDVIKNRKSVRAYKPDPIPDEVLNRILEAGRLAPSAKNIQPWKFIVVKDHNIKQALVSACRNQEFIGQAPIVICAVALEKIAWGRMGGYWSSYPVDIAIALEHIILAATNEGLGTCWIGAYDEAEVKKILRIPDDVKVIALTPLGYPAQEPAPKPRKPLSEIVSFDSF; encoded by the coding sequence ATGGATTTCTATGATGTCATTAAAAACCGAAAAAGTGTCCGGGCTTATAAACCTGACCCAATTCCAGATGAGGTCTTAAATAGAATTCTTGAAGCCGGGAGATTAGCGCCGTCAGCGAAAAATATTCAGCCCTGGAAATTTATTGTTGTCAAAGACCATAATATTAAACAAGCATTAGTCTCTGCTTGTCGCAATCAAGAATTTATTGGACAAGCACCAATTGTAATTTGCGCAGTAGCATTAGAAAAGATTGCTTGGGGTAGAATGGGTGGATATTGGAGTTCTTATCCCGTTGATATCGCTATTGCTTTAGAACATATAATCCTTGCAGCAACTAATGAGGGTTTAGGTACTTGTTGGATTGGCGCTTATGATGAAGCCGAAGTCAAAAAGATTTTACGAATACCTGATGATGTAAAAGTAATTGCTTTAACGCCACTCGGTTATCCGGCACAAGAGCCAGCACCAAAACCTCGCAAACCGCTTTCGGAAATCGTCTCATTCGATTCTTTTTAA
- a CDS encoding ABC transporter substrate-binding protein codes for MGGPLGKTLESMVRDFEKQNPDIKITLVGMGDYSALAQKLMGAIAVDNPPTIAQVYESWTTQFYQQNQLFPLDSFVHSPSGLSSEELADIYPVFVENNMWDGKFLTFPFNKSVPVYFYNIAMFDSTGIKEFPKTWSDFRIALKRLTRDLNNDGKPEIYGTGGGVNSWLFGCMLYQKSSKLLDETKKKVEFNSPAAIEALQYMIDLIYKDSTTNFISGYEPQNDFLQGKLALIFGTIVSWAFMKDKMTFPIGIAPLPSWDKPAVLAYGTNIALFRKSSLKQKEAAWRFIKWFTRPKQQARWASETFYVPVCKQALREPVYAKLLQEIKGLKESIEQLNYATFEPRGEEWFAGRRYLGEAMEEAIRLKTSPKKALDNAAYKLQKEWQ; via the coding sequence ATGGGTGGCCCGCTCGGGAAAACCCTGGAATCAATGGTGCGAGATTTTGAGAAACAGAATCCAGACATTAAGATTACTCTTGTCGGTATGGGTGATTATTCAGCATTAGCCCAAAAGTTAATGGGTGCAATTGCAGTAGATAATCCGCCAACAATTGCCCAAGTCTATGAATCTTGGACAACTCAATTCTATCAACAAAATCAACTTTTCCCTTTAGATTCTTTTGTTCATAGTCCGAGCGGTCTTTCTTCCGAAGAACTCGCTGATATTTATCCAGTGTTTGTGGAAAATAATATGTGGGATGGTAAGTTTCTTACTTTTCCGTTTAATAAAAGTGTGCCCGTATATTTTTATAATATTGCGATGTTTGACTCAACGGGTATTAAAGAATTTCCTAAAACTTGGAGCGATTTTAGAATTGCCTTAAAAAGATTAACCCGAGATCTTAATAATGATGGCAAACCTGAAATTTATGGCACAGGCGGTGGTGTTAACTCGTGGCTTTTCGGCTGTATGCTGTATCAAAAATCAAGTAAGTTACTTGATGAAACTAAGAAGAAAGTTGAATTCAATTCACCGGCCGCAATAGAAGCACTTCAATATATGATTGACTTAATTTATAAAGACTCTACTACTAATTTTATATCAGGCTATGAACCGCAGAATGATTTTCTACAAGGAAAGTTAGCATTAATTTTTGGTACCATCGTCTCGTGGGCATTTATGAAAGATAAGATGACATTTCCCATTGGCATTGCTCCATTGCCATCGTGGGATAAACCGGCCGTGCTTGCTTATGGCACAAACATTGCTTTATTTCGTAAATCGAGTTTAAAACAAAAAGAGGCGGCTTGGCGTTTTATTAAATGGTTTACCCGGCCCAAACAACAAGCCCGTTGGGCAAGTGAAACTTTTTATGTGCCAGTCTGTAAACAAGCATTACGAGAACCCGTCTATGCTAAACTTTTACAAGAAATTAAAGGATTAAAAGAAAGCATTGAGCAATTAAATTATGCTACATTTGAGCCCCGAGGTGAAGAATGGTTTGCCGGTCGTCGATATCTGGGGGAAGCAATGGAGGAAGCAATACGACTTAAAACTTCACCGAAAAAAGCATTGGATAATGCAGCATATAAGTTGCAAAAGGAGTGGCAATGA